In one window of Gossypium arboreum isolate Shixiya-1 chromosome 4, ASM2569848v2, whole genome shotgun sequence DNA:
- the LOC108459444 gene encoding uncharacterized protein LOC108459444, translating into MNMDDSSASYIHMVHHLIEECLIFNMSKEECMEALSKHASVKPVITSTVWNELEKENKEFFEAYTRNRDQRATDMEKRGRIQFRVNAYMREKGNKD; encoded by the exons ATGAACATGGATGACTCTTCTGCTTCATACATCCATATG GTGCATCATCTGATAGAAGAGTGTTTGATATTCAACATGAGCAAAGAAGAGTGCATGGAAGCTTTGTCTAAGCATGCAAGTGTTAAACCAGTCATTACTTCAACAG TTTGGAATGAGTTGGAAAAAGAGAATAAGGAGTTCTTTGAGGCTTACACAAGAAACAGAGACCAAAGAGCTACAGACATGGAGAAAAGGGGAAGGATCCAGTTCAGGGTTAATGCATACATGAGGGAGAAAGGAAATAAGGACTAA